From the Sediminispirochaeta bajacaliforniensis DSM 16054 genome, the window GATCCTTACCGGGATCAACCTCGATACGCTTGCCGTCGACGGTAACGCCTGTTCGTCCAGCCGTCGCCTCTTCTTTTTCAACCAGAAGCTGATCGGTAGAGGCGACAATATAGTGATGGAAATCCCGATAATCGACCTGATCGAGCAGAGAATCCACGGGCGTCTCTTCCTTAACCAGAACACGAATCCTGGCATCTCTGCCGGGAATCGGCTCAAGGCCTCTGATTAATGGGGTCTCAACCTCAGGCATAGAGGGAAGCTGCGCAGCCTCTTCTGGAGAGAGAATGGTAATATTCGGATCAAGGTTGCTGCGGCGGCGTGTTTCACAGAAGGTTGAAAGGTGGAGGGAGAGGCCCTCACTGCCGTCGCACAGTGGCAGTTTTCGAAAACTGAGAAGATAGGGAGAGAGTCGAAGAATCGGAGAAATAACGGTAAGGCCCTCATTCCACACAAGATAGCCGGAGAGCTTTGCCTGGTACAAAAACCATTTTCCATCCCGTGAAAACTCGATACTTTGGCGGTCAAAGGGGAGTTGCCGAGAAAGGGAAAGCCCCTCTGCAGAAGCAACATCGGCCATAAGACGGCAGACAGGATCACCTTCGGCAAGAAAAACGGTTTTGGGAAGCTGGTCGAACGCTTCTCCTCCGCCCTCCGGTGCCATTGCAGTATAAAGCCGCATAAGAGATTCCCTAAGTTGAAGAAGATCTTTCAGGCTGTGAATATCTTCAAATCCCGTCACTTCAAGCAGCGTGTCATCAGGTAGCGGCATCGGCTTCCTCGATCATCATATCGATGGAACTGATAATTTCGGACGAGGATCCGACAAGTTCCTGCTGAGAAAGATAGAGCCGTATCCCCGAGAGTACATTTGCCATCCGGTGAAGCAGGGCCGGAACATCGCCTCGGCCCGCTCCGGTAAGAGACAGGATACCAAGAAGCCGATCGCGTCTAAGAAGGGGGATATAAAGATCGGCACCGGATACTACGGCCTTCAGGCTCTTTTTCAGCTGATCAAGAATTTTCTCCCCGATTTCCACGGGGGGCACCCCCTTCTGTGAGGTAAAACTGTTTCCACTCACTAAGGAGTAGGCTAAAACAGGAACATTCCCTGCAAGTTTAGAAATAATGAGAGCCCCCTGTTCCAGGATATCCTGCTCCCCAGTGCCCTTGAGAATGGAATTAAGAAGCAGATTGCTGGCCTTAATCTCCCAGGTGCGTGCCTGAACGATCTTCTCTAAATTTTCATTCAACTCTTTCAGAGCTTCATTTTTCTCTTTCAGCTCCTGCAACATCTCTTTTTCCCGAATGCGCCGTTCGTACATCTCGCATGCATTCATCAAGGTGATCATGAGGTCGGCCTCTCTCCATGGTTTGGTAATATAGCTATGGATATGGCCGCCGTTCACGGCGCTCATAATGTCGTCGATATCCGAATAACCGGAGAGGATAATCTTCACACTCAAAGGATCAATCTCGTTTGCGGCACGGACAAGCTCGACCCCGTTCATCTCCGGCATCCGCATATCCGAAACAATCACGCTCAAGCGCTCTTTTTTTATGATCTCGAGCCCTTCTTTGGCGCTGGATGCAAAAAAACAGGTGTAGCCGGTCTTTCTCATCAGCCGGCCGAGCGCTTTCAGAATATTTTCTTCATCATCGACAAAAAGAATCGTGTGATCCATTTTTACTCCTCAATCGATTCCAAATTTCTGGGAATGGAAACGAGAAAACAGGCACCGTTTTCCGAAGGTTTCACCTCCAGCTTTCCCTTATGCTTATTCACAATAATATCATGGGCCAGGGTCAGCCCAAGTCCGCTACCGCCGCCTATCGGTTTGGTCGTAAAAAAGGGATCGAATATTTTTCGCACATGTTCTTCACTGATTCCGGGGCCATTGTCACAGATGCGGAAGTAGCTGTACTTGTTGTCCTGACTTGTTTCAATAGTGATCAAGCCCCGTTCGGCCCTCCCCTTCTTTTGCTGGATAGCCTCTACTGCATTGATCAGAAGATTCAACAGGACCTGGTTTATCTCGGCAGCAATACAGAGAAACTGCTGAACCTTACCGTAGTGTTCTTCAATATCAATCGAATACTTATACTCGTTTTTTGAAATGATAAGGGTGTCTTTTACTGCAGCGTTAAGATCATAGTAGCTCAGCCGGTCGGTTTGATCCTTACGGGCAAAGCTTTTAAGACTTCCGAGAAGTTTCTTGATGCGATCGATACCCTCATGATTTTCCTGTTCAATGGAAGTGATATCGTCGAAAACGAAATCAAGGTCAAGCCGCTTATCAAGCGACTGGATCTCGGAGATCTTAAGAGCGGGCTCACCTTCCTGTCCGTAGAGTTCCCTCACGGTGGTAACGAAACTCTTCAGATCCTTAAAATGATTCATCAACACGGTAACATTATTGAAGATAAAACCGAGGGGATTGTTAATCTCATGGGCCATACCGGCAGCAAGAAGCCCCAAAGCCGCCATCTTTTCCTGGGAAAGCATCGAGGCATAGGCCCTGTTCAGCTCCTCATTTAATTCGCTCAACTCCATGTTCATCTGAAGCTGGCCGGTAAAAGCCTCGGTTTGGAGTGTCGTATCCTTGATATGGAAATAGTACATCTGGGGTTCATCGTCACCGTACGAGAGGGCGAAAATCGAAGCAAGTCCGGAAATATGTCCGCCCCCCTTTTGGTTTAAAAGCAACTCGAATTCGGTAATGGAGTTCCCCGTGGCCAGCTCACCTGCAATATACTTCATCGCCTCTTCCGAAAGGATAAAAACGGTATCGATATCTTCATTCAGGGCTTCATCCTTGGAAGCGTATCCGAGCTTAAGGTAGCCTGCGCTATTGATGTCGGCAATGTGCCATGTACTGTCCACGCAGATAACAAGATCGGGGTTGCTGTTGTAATAGCCTTCAAACTGTGTATACATCTGCAAGAGCTGGAGGATGCTTGATTTATCAAAGGGCAGGGCTATAAAGGTGATGGAATTTTCCAGATGGCCTAATCTCTCAAAACAGAGGTAGGAGACCTTTCTTTTTCCGAAAAAAAAGGGCTTTATAGAAACACTTTCGTTGGTCAGCTGAGAGAACATGGTTTGTGGATATGAAGCCGGGAAGGTTTTGGGGAAGACATCGCTCAGGCGAACGGGATCGGAAAGCCCGGAAAGATCGATGATGCGTCTAAGTTGATCATTCGTATTGGAAAGAACCCCCTCATGATCGTATTCTCCCTTTAAAACCTCAAAGGGACTATTCGGGATAGAGGAAAGTTTATTGAAAACGCTAAACAGTCTCATGCTTCATACTTCTCCAAAATATCGATGATATCCTCAACATCGCAAGGCTTCTCAAGAAAAAAGTCGATACCAAGTTCATCGGGAAAGCTTGCACCGACCTCTCCGCTTAAAATAATCGTTACGAGGCCGGGAACGCGTTCCTTCAGCAACCTGATCAAGTCCATGCCGGAAAGTCCCGGCATCATGGCATCCGTAATCAAAACATCAGGGAGAATATCGGAGGCGAGGACCTCGTTTCCGTTATTGAAAAAGGAGAAATCAAACTGTTTTCGATAATACTGAAGCAAGCGACGAAAACTATTCAGTATACTTGTATCATCGTCAACCAAAAACACCTTCAGCATGCTCTCATCCTTTCGGAACCTCGATGGTGAATGTGGTACCCTCTCCGGAAAGAGAATCCACATGGATCGAACCCCTATGCTTACCGGTTATGGCCGTATAAACAAGAGCAAGGCCCTGCCCCGTGCCCTTGCCCGGAGGCTTTGTGGTAAAAAAAGGCTCAAATATCCTACTTTTCACCTCTTCGGTCATCCCCATACCGTTGTCGCTGATATGAATTACCACCCTGCTGCCAGCCTCTTCAAGTTCTATCTCAATAATCCCCTTGGAAAGAGCGTCATCGCCGAATCGTTCTTCTATGGCATGGGTAGCGTTTATAATCATATTGACCATGGCCTGAGAAAAGAGCGAAGGGAAGCCCTGAACCATGATAGGCTTTTCCGAAAAACGGGTATGAAGTCGGGCTATATGTTTCCACTGATTCTCGGAAATCGTCACTGCATCCTCAAGGGCCTGTGTGGGAGAAAAGGGCACCGGCTTATCATAGCCCGGATGTGCATAATTACGGAGAGATCGAATGATGCTGGTGATACGATCGATTCCTTCTATGGATTGGTGAAGGACCTCCGGAAAATCCTCCAGGGTCGAAAGAATCTCCCTCTTTCCCTCGCTTCCCGGCGTGTTAAACCAAGAACGTAGCTCATCACTACAGGCATTCAGATATTGCAGATTGTTCTTTATAAATTGGACAGGGGTATTGATTTCGTGGATAATCCCCGCAGCCATCTCTCCTATGGCACGGAATTTCTGACTTTCTTCATTTTGTCGCTTTATCTCCCTGGTTTCGGTAATGTCCTTTCCATCGATAAGAAAACCGGCATGAGTACCGCTTTGGAGATAGATCGGAACAACATTCAACCCGATATATCGTCCGATATCATTCTCCTGTCTGATGTAAAGGTCGGGGAGAAATACCTGCCATCGTTTTTCCACCGCTTCTTTGACGGCCTCCATGACCGGTTTTATAAATTGAGGAATGGCTATAGCGCTTAGTTTTCGTCCCCGGACAGAGGACTCTTTTATATTAAAAAACTGTTCCGCTTTCTCGTTCCAAAATTTAATGTGAACATCGGCATCGGCAATAATGATAATGGTATCGGTGGATTTGAGAAGATTTTGAAAAAATGTGAGGATCTCTTCAGAACTCTCGATTTCCATGTGTCGCTCCCTGCTCAAAGGTGTCTTTCAAACAATCCAGACCCTTTCTCTCACAATTTTATATGTCGAAAGCAGAAAACGCAAATAAAGAAAAAATATATTGGTATTAATGCACCAATACATACAAAAATAGCGGCGATCCCAGAAGGGCCCGCCGCTATACGTGATAAAAAAGTTACCTCAGGAGAGTCGTTCGATCACCGCGTCAGCCATCTGGCGGGTTCCGACAGATGGGCCGCCACCGGCTACGTCGCCGGTGCGAACGCCGTCGTTTAAGGCAGCCTCAATGGCAGCTTCAACGGCACGTGCGGCATCCACCCGGTCGAAGGAATATTCGAACATCATGGCTCCAGAAAGGATCTGGGCAATCGGATTTGCAATGCCCTTTCCCGCAATGTCGGGTGCAGATCCCCCGGACGGTTCAAAAAGATTCACGCTTTCACCAATGCTTGCCGAAGGAAGCATTCCCAGGCTGCCTGCAAGGGCCGCCGATTCGTCGGAGAGGATGTCACCGAAAAGATTCCCCGTTACGACAACATCGAAGCCTCCTGGATTAAGGATAAGCTGCATGGCAGCATTGTCAACATACATATGGTTCAGCGCAACGGAAGGGTAATCGGCTCCCATTTTTGCCACCACAGTACGCCAGAGGATGCTGGCGGAAAGTACATTTGCCTTGTCCACACTGGTCAATGTTCCCCTGCGCCGAGCTGCCGCCTCGAAGGCCACCTTTGCAATTCGGCTCACCGTCTCTGCCTCATACAGCATCGTATCGAGGCCATGGCTCTCATCAAGCTCTTTCGGCTCTCCAAAGTAGATTCCCGAAGAAAGCTCTCTGACCGTTAACAGATCGACACCCGATCCCGAAGGAATCCGAACCGGACACTGATCAAAAAGCGCGGGATAGAGGCGAACCGGCCGCAGGTTTGCATAGAGCTTGAGGGCCTTGCGAATGGCAAGCAAGCCACCCAACTCCGGCCGCTGTTTCGGCGGCAAGTTGTCCCATTTCGGTCCGCCGACAGAACCGAGGAGAACGGCATCCGCAGAGCGGCAGAGGTCGAGGGTTTCATCAGGAAGGGGAGATCCCTTAGCATCGATGGCGGCCCCACCGATAAGCGCCTGGTCGAATTCCATCGCTATGTCATACTTCTTTCCGGCCGCCTTGAGGACCCGAAGGCTCTCGGTCATGACCTCCGGACCGATACCGTCTCCGGGAAGGACTGCAACACGAAAGGTCTTCATGCTCCCTCCTTCATCAATTCGGCCTTGGCATAGGAAAGCCACCCCCCGTAATCGATCACCTTTTTCAAAAACTCAGGGTAGGGATTGAACGTAAACTCTTTATTCTTCGTAAGGTTACGCACAAGACCCCGATCAAAATCGATCTCGACCTCGTCGCCCTCGCCGAATTGGTCGGCTTCGGGAAGCTCAATGATGGGAAGACCGATATTGAAGCTGTTGCGCAGGAATATCCGAGCAAAGCTCTTGGCGATGACGCAGCCGATACCCGAGGCCTTGATCGATATGGGGGCATGTTCGCGGCTGGAGCCGCAGCCGAAGTTTTCACCGGCAATCATAATCGATCCGGAAAGATCGTCCCTGCGACCGAAGCCGCTTCTGGCATCCTCCATGCAGTAGAGAGCCAACTCTGCCGGGTCGCTGGTGGAAAGGTAGCGTGCGGGGATGATCTCGTCGGTATTCACGTTATCCCCAAAGACAAAGCAGCTGCCCTTGCGTTTCATAGTGGTATTACTCATTTACGCCCCCTCACGGATGTCGGTGATGTAGCCGGTAATCGCCGAATGCGCGGCGACCGCCGGTCCTGCAAGATAGACCTTACTTTTTAGATGCCCCATTCTTCCGACGAAGTTTCGGTTTGTGGTACTCAAGGCAACCTCATCCTCGGCAAGGATCCCCATGTGGCCGCCAAGGCAGGGACCGCAGGTTGGTGTGGAGAAGGCACATTCGGCATCTACAAAAATCGAGGCGAGGCCCTCCTCCACAGCCTGGCGATAGATCTTCTGGCTTCCCGGGAAGATGATACACCTCACGGATGGCGCAACCTTTTTTCCTTTCAGGATTTCGGCAGCTACCCTGAGGTCTTCGATCCTTCCGTTGGTACAGCTTCCGATGACGACCTGATCGATTTTCACCTTCTCCTTCTCTGCCTCTGCCGCACTCTTACCGTTGGAGGGAAGGAAGGGGTATGCAACCATGGGAGGAACATCGGAGAGATCGATATCAATGCTGCGTTCCCAGGCGACATCCTCGTCGGCCGCAAAGGGCTCAACCTTGATACCTCGCTCCGCTTCGTAGGCAATGGTGATGTCATCTACGGGAAAAAGTCCAGCCTTACCGCCGGCCTCAATAGCCATATTGCTGACGGTAAAACGGCTGTCCATGGAAACATTGGCGACTCCCGGACCGGTGAATTCCATTGCCCGATAGTTGGCCCCATCTACTCCGAGGATGTGAATCAGATAAAGTACCAGATCCTTTCCAGCCACACCCTTTCGAAATTTTCCTGTAAGCCGGACTTGTATGGCTGAAGGGACCTTGAACCACGCCTTGCCGGTGAGATACACACCGGCAAGGTCCGTAGAGCCGACACCGGTAGCAAAGGCACCAAGGGCCCCGTAGGTGCAGGTATGGCTGTCCGCGCCGACAACCAAATCACCGGACTTTACGATCCCCATCTCCGGCAGGATCACATGCTCTATTCCCATACGTCCCACTTCGAAGAAGTGTTTCACGCCCTGCTCATTGGCAAAATCCCTCACCAGCTTCACCTGCTGGGCGGACTTGATATCCTTGTTCGGCGCAAAATGGTCGGGAACAAGGACCACACGGTCGGGGTAACGAAGGTTTTTCCCTCCCGCCTTCCGAAACTCGTTAATGGCCACCGGGGCGGTAATATCGTTTCCCAGGGCGACATCAACATCGAGCATCAGGTACTCTCCCGGGCTGACCCTTCGGTCCGCCTTTCGGGAGAAAATTTTCTCACTCATACTCTGGCCTGTTGCCACATCAATCTCCTTTACTCAAGTGTATTGTCTCATCACGTTTCGTTGCTTCATGTTTTTGTATGTCCACTTCTCACCGCTTACGCAGCTCAAAACGATTAACAGCATTCAGGTAGGCCATGGCAGAGGCCTCGATAATATCCGTTGACGAGGCCTTTCCCCCGTAGGTAGCGCCCTCTATCTCAACCTCAAGCTTTACCTCTCCCTGAGCATCCTTTCCCGATCCAATGGCGTGGATAATGTACTCTTTCAGTTTGGCGTTTATGCCGACACACTCATCTATGGCATTAAAGACCGCATCAACGGGGCCATCGCCGGTTGCCGAGGCAACCTTTTCTCCTGCCTCGGAACGTACCTTTACCGTGGCTCCGGGGATGAGACTGTTACCGGTAAATGTATGAAAATACAACAGGGAGAAGCCCTTCACCACCCCACCTAAAACGGTACCGACGATGGAAAAGAGATCTTCGTCGTACACCTCTTTCTTTTTATCCGCAACCGCGGTAAAGCGGGCAAAGACATCCTCAAATTGCTGACGGGTCAGTTTTATATTGTACTGGGAAAGCTTATCTTCCAGCGCATGCTTTCCTGAGTGGCGCCCCATGATGATGGTTTCGCTGGACCTTCCGATCCGTTCCGGCTTCATAATCTCATAGGTTTCCCGCTTATTGAGTACCCCATGCTGATGTATCCCGGATTCGTGAACAAAGACATTGTCTCCGAAGATCGGCTTATTTCGCGGGATCAACAATCCGGTAATGCTTTGAAGCAGTTTCCCCGTGGGATAGAGATACTCGGTGTGAACCCCGGTTTCGACATCGAACATGTCTTTTCTTACATCGAGGCTCATAATAAGCTCTTCCATGGGACAGTTTCCCGCCCTCTCCCCTATACCGTTAAGGGTAACCTCAACCTGACTGGCTCCACTGCGAACAGCAGCCAGGCTGTTTGCCAGGGCAAGGCCCAGATCGTTATGACAATGAACAGAGAGATCAACCGAACCGTTGGAAAACTGAGGGACCTGTTCGACAAGAAAGCTTATAAGCTCTCCGAATTCTTTAGGAACCGCGTAACCGACGGTATCGGGAATATTGATGCTGGTGGCACCGCACTCGATGGCAGTTTTTACCACCTCGACAAGGTAATCAGGCTCGGTACGGCTGGCATCCTCAGGACTGAATTCCATCCGTGAAAAGCCTTTTCCACCGTAATTAAGGCATTCCCGGACCGTATCGAGAATCTCCTCCTTACTTTTCTTCAGTTTGTACTCCCGGTGCAGGGGACTGGTGGCGATGAAAATATGGAGCATGGGATGGGCGGCATCCCGAAGTGCATCATAGGCGGCGTCAATATCACGCTGTACACAGCGGGCCAGTCCCACGACTTCCGCCTTCTTTACCGTTGCACTGACCCGTTGAACGGCCTCGAACTGCACAGGACTTGAAACGGGAAAGCCCGCTTCAATCCTATCGACACCAAGGCGCTCCAGGGCACTGGCCATCTTTATTTTCTGCTCCAGCGACATGGATGCGCCGGGGGATTGTTCGCCATCTCTCAGGGTTGTATCGAAAATCTTAATTCTGCGCGGCATACGCCACCTCCTTATCCACTTCAATGCTCCCGCCGCCGGAATGGCGGCGGGATTCATCCTCTTTCTTCAGTTTATAAATAAGCGAATCACAAAGAGCATGCCATGATGCATCCAGGATATTGTCGGAAACACCCACGGTGGTCCAATGATCGACCCCGTCGGTGCTGCTTATCATGACTCGTGTGGTCGCATTCGTGCCAGCCTCTTCATTGAGAATTCGCACCTTATAGTCCGAAAGCTTTACCGTCCCAAGAACGGGGTAAAATTTTTCAAGAACCTTCCTAAGGGCCCTGTCAAGGGCCTCCACAGGGCCGCTTCCGTCGGCCGAGGTGTGTTCCACGGGATCGGAATAGCCGCCGGATAGGCTGACCTCTTCGGGAACCGCTGCCTTGATGGTGGCTTCGGACCAGGACTTGCCATCTCCCTCCGCCCAGGTAAGAACCCTGAA encodes:
- a CDS encoding response regulator, encoding MDHTILFVDDEENILKALGRLMRKTGYTCFFASSAKEGLEIIKKERLSVIVSDMRMPEMNGVELVRAANEIDPLSVKIILSGYSDIDDIMSAVNGGHIHSYITKPWREADLMITLMNACEMYERRIREKEMLQELKEKNEALKELNENLEKIVQARTWEIKASNLLLNSILKGTGEQDILEQGALIISKLAGNVPVLAYSLVSGNSFTSQKGVPPVEIGEKILDQLKKSLKAVVSGADLYIPLLRRDRLLGILSLTGAGRGDVPALLHRMANVLSGIRLYLSQQELVGSSSEIISSIDMMIEEADAAT
- the leuC gene encoding 3-isopropylmalate dehydratase large subunit, which translates into the protein MATGQSMSEKIFSRKADRRVSPGEYLMLDVDVALGNDITAPVAINEFRKAGGKNLRYPDRVVLVPDHFAPNKDIKSAQQVKLVRDFANEQGVKHFFEVGRMGIEHVILPEMGIVKSGDLVVGADSHTCTYGALGAFATGVGSTDLAGVYLTGKAWFKVPSAIQVRLTGKFRKGVAGKDLVLYLIHILGVDGANYRAMEFTGPGVANVSMDSRFTVSNMAIEAGGKAGLFPVDDITIAYEAERGIKVEPFAADEDVAWERSIDIDLSDVPPMVAYPFLPSNGKSAAEAEKEKVKIDQVVIGSCTNGRIEDLRVAAEILKGKKVAPSVRCIIFPGSQKIYRQAVEEGLASIFVDAECAFSTPTCGPCLGGHMGILAEDEVALSTTNRNFVGRMGHLKSKVYLAGPAVAAHSAITGYITDIREGA
- a CDS encoding PAS domain-containing sensor histidine kinase, giving the protein MEIESSEEILTFFQNLLKSTDTIIIIADADVHIKFWNEKAEQFFNIKESSVRGRKLSAIAIPQFIKPVMEAVKEAVEKRWQVFLPDLYIRQENDIGRYIGLNVVPIYLQSGTHAGFLIDGKDITETREIKRQNEESQKFRAIGEMAAGIIHEINTPVQFIKNNLQYLNACSDELRSWFNTPGSEGKREILSTLEDFPEVLHQSIEGIDRITSIIRSLRNYAHPGYDKPVPFSPTQALEDAVTISENQWKHIARLHTRFSEKPIMVQGFPSLFSQAMVNMIINATHAIEERFGDDALSKGIIEIELEEAGSRVVIHISDNGMGMTEEVKSRIFEPFFTTKPPGKGTGQGLALVYTAITGKHRGSIHVDSLSGEGTTFTIEVPKG
- a CDS encoding 2-isopropylmalate synthase, which encodes MPRRIKIFDTTLRDGEQSPGASMSLEQKIKMASALERLGVDRIEAGFPVSSPVQFEAVQRVSATVKKAEVVGLARCVQRDIDAAYDALRDAAHPMLHIFIATSPLHREYKLKKSKEEILDTVRECLNYGGKGFSRMEFSPEDASRTEPDYLVEVVKTAIECGATSINIPDTVGYAVPKEFGELISFLVEQVPQFSNGSVDLSVHCHNDLGLALANSLAAVRSGASQVEVTLNGIGERAGNCPMEELIMSLDVRKDMFDVETGVHTEYLYPTGKLLQSITGLLIPRNKPIFGDNVFVHESGIHQHGVLNKRETYEIMKPERIGRSSETIIMGRHSGKHALEDKLSQYNIKLTRQQFEDVFARFTAVADKKKEVYDEDLFSIVGTVLGGVVKGFSLLYFHTFTGNSLIPGATVKVRSEAGEKVASATGDGPVDAVFNAIDECVGINAKLKEYIIHAIGSGKDAQGEVKLEVEIEGATYGGKASSTDIIEASAMAYLNAVNRFELRKR
- a CDS encoding sensor histidine kinase is translated as MRLFSVFNKLSSIPNSPFEVLKGEYDHEGVLSNTNDQLRRIIDLSGLSDPVRLSDVFPKTFPASYPQTMFSQLTNESVSIKPFFFGKRKVSYLCFERLGHLENSITFIALPFDKSSILQLLQMYTQFEGYYNSNPDLVICVDSTWHIADINSAGYLKLGYASKDEALNEDIDTVFILSEEAMKYIAGELATGNSITEFELLLNQKGGGHISGLASIFALSYGDDEPQMYYFHIKDTTLQTEAFTGQLQMNMELSELNEELNRAYASMLSQEKMAALGLLAAGMAHEINNPLGFIFNNVTVLMNHFKDLKSFVTTVRELYGQEGEPALKISEIQSLDKRLDLDFVFDDITSIEQENHEGIDRIKKLLGSLKSFARKDQTDRLSYYDLNAAVKDTLIISKNEYKYSIDIEEHYGKVQQFLCIAAEINQVLLNLLINAVEAIQQKKGRAERGLITIETSQDNKYSYFRICDNGPGISEEHVRKIFDPFFTTKPIGGGSGLGLTLAHDIIVNKHKGKLEVKPSENGACFLVSIPRNLESIEE
- a CDS encoding response regulator produces the protein MLKVFLVDDDTSILNSFRRLLQYYRKQFDFSFFNNGNEVLASDILPDVLITDAMMPGLSGMDLIRLLKERVPGLVTIILSGEVGASFPDELGIDFFLEKPCDVEDIIDILEKYEA
- a CDS encoding 3-isopropylmalate dehydratase small subunit gives rise to the protein MSNTTMKRKGSCFVFGDNVNTDEIIPARYLSTSDPAELALYCMEDARSGFGRRDDLSGSIMIAGENFGCGSSREHAPISIKASGIGCVIAKSFARIFLRNSFNIGLPIIELPEADQFGEGDEVEIDFDRGLVRNLTKNKEFTFNPYPEFLKKVIDYGGWLSYAKAELMKEGA
- the leuB gene encoding 3-isopropylmalate dehydrogenase, with the translated sequence MKTFRVAVLPGDGIGPEVMTESLRVLKAAGKKYDIAMEFDQALIGGAAIDAKGSPLPDETLDLCRSADAVLLGSVGGPKWDNLPPKQRPELGGLLAIRKALKLYANLRPVRLYPALFDQCPVRIPSGSGVDLLTVRELSSGIYFGEPKELDESHGLDTMLYEAETVSRIAKVAFEAAARRRGTLTSVDKANVLSASILWRTVVAKMGADYPSVALNHMYVDNAAMQLILNPGGFDVVVTGNLFGDILSDESAALAGSLGMLPSASIGESVNLFEPSGGSAPDIAGKGIANPIAQILSGAMMFEYSFDRVDAARAVEAAIEAALNDGVRTGDVAGGGPSVGTRQMADAVIERLS